A genomic region of Homalodisca vitripennis isolate AUS2020 chromosome 5, UT_GWSS_2.1, whole genome shotgun sequence contains the following coding sequences:
- the LOC124363111 gene encoding MOB kinase activator 1B, with protein MSFLFGSRSSKTFKPKKNIPEGTHQYDLMKHAAATLGSGNLRLAVMLPEGEDLNEWVAVNTVDFFNQINMLYGTITEFCTEESCPIMSAGPKYEYHWADGHTVKKPIKCSAPKYIDYLMTWVQDQLDDETLFPSKIGVPFPKNFLSIAKTILKRLFRVYAHIYHQHFSEVVQLGEEAHLNTSFKHFIFFVQEFSLIDRRELAPLQELIEKLTAKDTR; from the exons ATGAGCTTCTTGTT TGGAAGCCGTTCCTCCAAAACTTTCAAACCAAAGAAAAATATTCCAGAAGGAACTCATCAGTATGACTTGATGAAACACGCTGCAGCCACGTTGGGGTCGGGCAATCTTCGTCTAGCTGTGATGCTGCCTGAGGGAGAAGATCTCAACGAATGGGTTGCAGTCAATA CTGTTGATTTCTTCAACCAGATCAACATGCTGTACGGAACAATAACAGAATTCTGCACCGAGGAGAGTTGCCCGATCATGTCAGCAGGGCCCAAATACGAGTACCACTGGGCCGACGGTCACACAGTCAAGAAGCCTATCAAATGTTCTGCACCAAAATATATCGACTATTTAATGACTTGGGTGCAGGATCAGCTGGATGACGAGACATTGTTTCCCTCCAAAATTG GTGTTCCTTTCCCCAAAAACTTCCTCTCCATAGCAAAAACCATTCTGAAGAGATTGTTCAGAGTGTATGCACACATTTACCACCAACACTTCTCCGAAGTTGTACAGCTGGGGGAAGAAGCACATCTCAACACatctttcaaacattttattttctttgtgcAG GAGTTCAGTTTAATCGACAGGAGAGAGCTGGCTCCGTTACAAGAACTCATCGAGAAGCTCACTGCCAAGGACACTCGATGA